A genome region from Erigeron canadensis isolate Cc75 chromosome 3, C_canadensis_v1, whole genome shotgun sequence includes the following:
- the LOC122591226 gene encoding cysteine-rich repeat secretory protein 38-like: protein MNINVNIWELILRESVNADFGCSQADNSSVNAVYQSNLRALLDSLARNVPFKDGFFYNASVGNASDDQVYGLAWCRGDVSRDTCSECLNRTISVPLEECPESKDFVSWSSLCSLRFKSNSFFGELWNSTSSATYGGNGLDDPLVFSKGFSMMESLARNVTNGPLMFESSVIDVGNDGKRYGLGQCSRDLSKLDCQNCLEELLTTYQTNVLNQTGWEMHTVNCGMWYDDDASFSNNGTLPTPGSDASGPTPCPDASGCGERWYKGEMILALIALYVMFN, encoded by the exons AAAGTGTCAATGCGGATTTTGGATGTTCACAAGCAGATAACTCATCTGTGAATGCTGTCTACCAATCAAACCTTAGAGCCCTATTGGATTCATTAGCTAGAAACGTGCCTTTTAAAGACGGGTTTTTCTATAATGCCAGTGTTGGAAATGCTTCAGATGATCAAGTTTATGGTCTGGCGTGGTGTCGAGGGGATGTTTCTCGGGATACATGCTCCGAGTGTTTGAACAGGACTATCAGCGTACCTTTAGAAGAGTGTCCTGAAAGCAAAGACTTTGTATCATGGTCTAGTTTATGTAGTTTAAGGTTCAAGAGTAACAGTTTTTTTGGTGAGCTTTGGAATAGCACGTCGTCAGCAACTTATGGTGGAAATGGACTTGATGATCCTTTGGTGTTTTCAAAGGGGTTCTCCATGATGGAAAGTTTAGCAAGAAATGTTACTAATGGACCATTGATGTTTGAGAGTAGTGTTATAGATGTTGGGAATGATGGGAAGAGGTATGGGCTGGGGCAGTGTAGTCGAGATTTGAGCAAGTTGGATTGTCAAAACTGCTTGGAGGAGCTTCTAACGACTTATCAGACGAACGTGTTGAATCAAACAGGGTGGGAAATGCACACAGTAAATTGTGGAATGTGGTATGATGATGATGCTAGTTTTTCCAACAACGGTACATTGCCGACTCCTGGTTCAGATGCTTCAG GGCCGACTCCTTGTCCAGATGCTTCAG GATGTGGAGAAAGATGGTACAAAGGAGAGATGATCTTGGCTTTGATAGCATTATATGTTATGTTTAACTGA